In Chelonoidis abingdonii isolate Lonesome George chromosome 15, CheloAbing_2.0, whole genome shotgun sequence, the following are encoded in one genomic region:
- the LOC116834265 gene encoding dual specificity protein phosphatase 13B-like, producing the protein MAFNSLCKDDLLRPRIRSTLSLTPRSRSSYQTPSLTELQRLLWTHKPSTGHVNEVWPNLYVGDLYTARDKEQLRRMGITHIVNAAAGRFHIDTGAKFYRDLPVDYYGIEADDDPNFDLSIYFYQAARYIRAALNSPRGRVLVHCAMGISRSATLVLAFLMICENKTLVDAIQAVCKHRGVCPNSGFLKQLWELDMRLAREKGRGIDPLRL; encoded by the exons ATGGCTTTCAATTCGTTATGCAAAGATGACTTACTGCGCCCCAGGATACGAAGCACTTTGAGCCTGACCCCCAGAAGCCGGAGCAGTTACCAAACGCCATCTCTGACAGAGCTTCAACGCCTGCTGTGGACACACAAACCTTCCACTGGCCATGTGAATGAAGTCTGGCCAAACCTCTACGTGGGAGACTT ATATACAGCTCGGGACAAAGAGCAGCTGCGCCGAATGGGTATCACCCACATTGtgaatgctgctgctggcagattTCACATTGACACTGGAGCGAAATTCTACAGAGACCTGCCTGTAGATTATTATGGAATAGAAGCTGATGATGATCCAAATTTTGATCTCAGCATTTACTTCTATCAAGCTGCCAGATATATAAGAGCAGCGCTGAATTCTCCAAGAG GCAGAGTATTGGTTCACTGTGCAATGGGGATCAGCCGATCAGCAACGCTTGTACTTGCTTTCTTAATGATTTGTGAAAACAAAACCCTTGTTGATGCAATTCAGGCTGTGTGTAAACATCGAGGGGTCTGTCCCAACTCTGGCTTCCTCAAGCAGCTTTGGGAACTAGACATGCGATTagcaagggaaaaaggaagaggaataGATCCCCTCAGGCTTTAG